From Micromonospora nigra, one genomic window encodes:
- a CDS encoding aminotransferase class I/II-fold pyridoxal phosphate-dependent enzyme, with protein MSERYQVTGATAVEISASIESGIRRAALAPGDLLPPVRALAADLAVSPATVSRAYAELRQRGLIVTAGRHGTRVRPRPPVAARRAAMRPPAAPGLRELSQGEPDTRLLPPLGPHLARLAAEAGHPIGYATAGVLPEVAEAARARLAADGVPADELTLTGGALDGIERLLGAHLRFGDAVAVEDPGWANQLDLVAALGLRPIGVPVDDDGPLVAGIAAALAAGARALIVTSRAQNPTGAALSAGRCAALRHLLADRSDLLLIEDDHAAELARVPLHPLAGATRNWAFLRSVSKPFGPDLRLAVLAGDETTVARVAGRVRVGAGWVSTVLQRLVLTLWRDPAATALVARAADSYERRRGALVAALADRGVAAHGRTGINVWVPVADETSALTALRDAGWSVAPGALFRIAAGPGLRVSVGPLDDAEIPALADAVARAIHPAPDGGFTA; from the coding sequence GTGTCAGAACGCTATCAGGTGACCGGTGCGACGGCAGTCGAGATTTCGGCCAGCATCGAGTCGGGCATCCGCCGCGCCGCCCTCGCCCCCGGCGACCTCCTCCCGCCGGTCCGGGCCCTCGCCGCCGACCTGGCCGTCAGCCCCGCCACCGTCTCCCGCGCCTACGCCGAGCTGCGCCAACGGGGGCTCATCGTCACCGCCGGCCGGCACGGCACCCGGGTCCGACCCCGGCCCCCCGTCGCCGCCCGCCGCGCGGCCATGCGCCCACCAGCCGCCCCCGGCCTGCGCGAACTGTCCCAGGGGGAACCCGACACCCGGCTGCTGCCCCCGCTCGGCCCGCACCTGGCCCGACTCGCCGCCGAGGCCGGCCACCCGATCGGGTACGCCACCGCCGGGGTGCTGCCCGAAGTGGCCGAGGCCGCCCGCGCCCGGCTCGCCGCCGACGGGGTGCCCGCCGACGAACTGACCCTCACCGGCGGCGCGCTCGACGGCATCGAGCGGCTGCTCGGCGCCCACCTGCGCTTCGGCGACGCGGTCGCCGTGGAGGACCCGGGCTGGGCCAACCAGCTCGACCTCGTCGCCGCGCTCGGGCTGCGCCCCATCGGCGTACCCGTCGACGACGACGGGCCGCTCGTCGCCGGGATCGCCGCAGCCCTCGCCGCCGGGGCGCGGGCACTGATCGTCACCAGCCGGGCCCAGAACCCCACCGGCGCGGCACTGTCGGCCGGCCGCTGCGCCGCGCTGCGCCACCTGCTCGCCGACCGGTCCGACCTGCTGCTGATCGAGGACGACCACGCCGCGGAACTGGCCCGCGTACCGCTGCACCCGCTGGCCGGCGCGACCCGCAACTGGGCCTTCCTGCGTTCGGTGAGCAAACCTTTCGGCCCCGACCTGCGCCTGGCCGTCCTCGCGGGCGACGAGACCACGGTGGCCCGGGTGGCCGGCCGGGTCCGGGTCGGCGCGGGCTGGGTCTCCACCGTCCTGCAACGCCTCGTCCTGACCCTGTGGCGCGACCCCGCCGCGACCGCGCTCGTCGCCCGCGCGGCCGACAGCTACGAACGGCGTCGCGGGGCGCTCGTCGCGGCCCTCGCCGACCGGGGGGTGGCCGCCCACGGCCGCACCGGAATCAACGTCTGGGTGCCCGTGGCCGACGAGACCAGCGCGCTGACGGCGCTACGCGACGCCGGCTGGTCCGTCGCGCCCGGCGCGCTCTTCCGCATCGCCGCCGGGCCGGGCCTGCGCGTCTCGGTCGGTCCGCTCGACGACGCCGAGATCCCGGCCCTCGCCGACGCGGTGGCCCGCGCGATCCACCCCGCGCCGGACGGCGGCTTCACCGCCTGA
- a CDS encoding UdgX family uracil-DNA binding protein (This protein belongs to the uracil DNA glycosylase superfamily, members of which act in excision repair of DNA. However, it belongs more specifically to UdgX branch, whose founding member was found to bind uracil in DNA (where it does not belong), without cleaving it, appears to promote DNA repair by a pathway involving RecA, rather than base excision.): MSETDTAPGAQNFIPPGAASLAALRAAATGCRGCELHRAASQTVFGRGDATARLVFVGEQPGDLEDQKGLPFVGPAGRLLRRAVDDVGLDPAHIYLTNAVKHFRFELRGRRRIHQTPDQVHVTACRPWLVAEFAHLNPQIVVVLGATAAKALLGPGFRVTRQRGELLPWPDAAQRPDDFRQVPVDSAGRTADAPPARLLATIHPSAVLRADNQEVAYQGLVADLTVAARALTT, translated from the coding sequence ATGTCCGAAACCGACACCGCGCCCGGCGCGCAGAACTTCATCCCGCCGGGGGCCGCCAGTCTCGCCGCGCTACGCGCCGCCGCCACCGGGTGCCGGGGCTGCGAGCTGCACCGGGCGGCCTCCCAGACGGTCTTCGGCCGGGGCGACGCCACCGCCCGGCTGGTCTTCGTCGGCGAGCAGCCCGGTGACCTGGAGGACCAGAAGGGGCTGCCCTTCGTCGGCCCCGCCGGCAGGCTGCTGCGCCGGGCGGTCGACGACGTGGGCCTGGACCCCGCCCACATCTACCTCACCAACGCGGTCAAGCACTTCCGCTTCGAGCTGCGCGGCAGGCGGCGCATCCACCAGACCCCGGACCAGGTGCACGTCACGGCCTGCCGGCCCTGGCTGGTGGCCGAGTTCGCCCACCTGAACCCGCAGATCGTGGTGGTGCTCGGCGCCACCGCCGCGAAGGCGCTGCTCGGCCCGGGCTTCCGGGTCACCCGCCAGCGCGGGGAGTTGCTGCCCTGGCCGGACGCCGCCCAGCGCCCGGACGACTTCCGGCAGGTGCCGGTGGACAGCGCCGGACGGACCGCCGACGCCCCACCGGCCCGGTTGCTGGCCACCATCCACCCGTCCGCCGTGCTGCGGGCGGACAACCAGGAGGTGGCGTACCAGGGCCTGGTCGCCGACCTGACCGTCGCCGCCCGCGCCCTCACCACCTGA
- a CDS encoding acyl-CoA dehydrogenase family protein — MEQHLYERDHDEFRDLCRAFLAREAVPHHDRWEADGIVDREVWRKAGAAGLLGMDVDPEYGGGGQRDFRFNAVLVEEIVAAGCSGLGFGLHNDVVAPYLTELTTDEQRKRWLPGFCSGDLVTAIAMSEPGAGSDLAGVRTTAVRDGDTLVLNGQKTFITNGEMADLVLVVARTADQGAHGVSLIAVEAGTPGFTRGRRLAKVGLKANDTAELFFDDCRVPAENLVGTENHGFYHLMANLPRERLSIAVSAVAAAEKLLAITLDHARSREAFGRPIGRFQHNRFLLAEMDTEVTIARTFVNHCVAEFGAGRLSVTDAAKAKWWTTELQNRVADRCVQLHGGYGFMLEYPVAKYWLDGRVQTIYGGTTEIMKEIIGRGLDL; from the coding sequence ATGGAGCAGCACCTCTACGAGCGTGACCACGACGAGTTCCGCGACCTGTGCCGGGCGTTCCTGGCCCGCGAGGCGGTGCCGCACCACGACCGCTGGGAAGCCGACGGCATCGTCGACCGTGAGGTGTGGCGCAAGGCCGGCGCGGCCGGGCTGCTGGGCATGGACGTCGACCCGGAGTACGGCGGCGGCGGGCAGCGGGACTTCCGGTTCAACGCGGTGCTGGTCGAGGAGATCGTCGCCGCGGGCTGCTCGGGGCTGGGCTTCGGCCTGCACAACGACGTGGTGGCCCCGTACCTCACCGAACTGACCACCGACGAGCAGCGCAAGCGGTGGCTGCCCGGCTTCTGCTCCGGCGACCTGGTCACCGCCATCGCGATGAGCGAGCCCGGCGCCGGTTCCGACCTGGCCGGGGTACGCACCACCGCCGTCCGCGACGGCGACACCCTCGTGCTCAACGGGCAGAAGACGTTCATCACCAACGGCGAGATGGCCGACCTGGTGCTGGTGGTGGCCCGCACGGCCGACCAGGGCGCGCACGGGGTGAGTCTGATCGCGGTGGAGGCCGGCACCCCCGGCTTCACCCGGGGCCGACGGTTGGCCAAGGTCGGCCTGAAGGCCAACGACACCGCCGAACTGTTCTTCGACGACTGCCGGGTGCCGGCGGAGAACCTGGTCGGCACCGAGAACCACGGCTTCTACCACCTGATGGCCAACCTGCCCAGGGAGCGGCTGAGCATCGCGGTCTCCGCCGTCGCGGCGGCGGAGAAACTGCTCGCGATCACCCTCGACCACGCCCGCTCGCGGGAGGCGTTCGGCCGGCCGATCGGCAGGTTCCAGCACAACCGGTTCCTGCTGGCCGAGATGGACACCGAGGTGACCATCGCGCGGACCTTCGTCAACCACTGCGTCGCGGAGTTCGGCGCGGGCCGGCTGTCCGTCACCGACGCGGCCAAGGCCAAGTGGTGGACCACCGAGTTGCAGAACCGGGTCGCCGACCGCTGCGTGCAGCTGCACGGCGGCTACGGCTTCATGCTGGAGTACCCGGTGGCGAAGTACTGGCTGGACGGCCGGGTGCAGACCATCTACGGCGGCACCACCGAGATCATGAAGGAGATCATCGGCCGCGGGCTCGACCTGTAG
- a CDS encoding DUF3046 domain-containing protein: MRLTDFWGRLEEAFGPGYAASIARDQVLSQLGGRTIEQALAAGERTNVVWRAVVAAYPDRVPSRLR; the protein is encoded by the coding sequence GTGCGGCTGACCGACTTCTGGGGGCGGCTGGAGGAGGCGTTCGGTCCCGGCTACGCGGCCAGCATCGCCCGCGACCAGGTGCTGTCCCAACTGGGTGGGCGGACCATCGAGCAGGCGCTCGCCGCCGGTGAGCGGACGAACGTGGTGTGGCGTGCGGTGGTCGCCGCGTACCCCGACCGGGTGCCCTCCCGACTACGCTGA
- a CDS encoding regulatory protein RecX encodes MAGRRARTGRGWDASPPRSGDGDVAPRPRRGRGGRTDETERETTPSPPRDEAEVAREICLRQLAVRPRTRAELAGALAKRGISDEVSVEVLDRYDEVGIIDDAAFARAWVSSRHAGKGLARRALAVELRRRGVDGEVAGEALDELDEDTEAETARALAERKLRTARGAPDAVFRRVVGMLARKGYPPGVAIRAVKDALAAQSAEAAEFAEQVDADALAEAEGEFDR; translated from the coding sequence GTGGCCGGAAGACGTGCCCGCACGGGGCGTGGCTGGGATGCCAGCCCGCCCCGTTCGGGTGACGGTGACGTCGCGCCCCGACCGCGCCGGGGTCGAGGTGGCCGCACCGACGAGACCGAGCGGGAAACCACACCGTCCCCGCCGCGCGACGAGGCCGAGGTGGCCCGCGAGATCTGCCTGCGGCAGCTCGCGGTGCGTCCGCGCACCCGTGCCGAGCTGGCCGGGGCGCTGGCCAAGCGGGGCATCTCCGACGAGGTGTCGGTCGAGGTGCTCGACCGCTACGACGAGGTCGGCATCATCGACGACGCGGCCTTCGCTCGGGCCTGGGTGTCGAGCCGACACGCCGGGAAGGGCCTGGCCCGGCGGGCGCTCGCCGTCGAGCTGCGCCGCCGTGGGGTCGACGGTGAGGTGGCCGGTGAGGCGCTCGACGAGCTGGACGAGGACACCGAGGCCGAGACGGCCCGTGCGCTGGCGGAGCGGAAGCTGCGTACGGCCCGGGGTGCGCCCGACGCGGTGTTCCGGCGGGTGGTGGGCATGCTGGCCCGCAAGGGCTATCCGCCGGGGGTGGCGATCCGGGCGGTGAAGGACGCCCTGGCCGCGCAGAGCGCCGAGGCGGCCGAGTTCGCCGAGCAGGTCGACGCCGACGCCCTGGCCGAGGCCGAAGGGGAGTTCGACCGGTAG
- the rny gene encoding ribonuclease Y, giving the protein MSALDVVLLVAVLALTVVVLGAVAVGVRTVRRLGAAPRPEDPAFIAEKDRQEQSLAALRTAADEVNSTIDVAKSAAAAARTEAAAAKAEAKAARAEARRVLDDARAEADTVLERAHKQAEADAEQLRAAARRSGEREVAVLAATTREQAAEVERRATRMDERERLHTEEVERLAERERQLTAASAALAAREAALTQREAELAEAETQRRRELQRVAGLTADAARAELIEVIETQAKREAALLVRDIESDARSTAEQRARHIVVEAIQRVASEQTAESVVSVLHLPGDEMKGRIIGREGRNIRAFESVTGVNLIIDDTPEAVLLSCFDPVRREVGRLTLEKLVLDGRIHPHRIEEVHDLARQEVEQLCLRAAEDALVQVGITEIHPELVALLGRLRYRTSYGQNVLKHLVETAHIAGVMAAELRLDVPLIKRCAFLHDIGKALTHEVEGSHAIIGADVARKYGESEDVVHAIEAHHNEVAPQTVEAVLTQASDACSGGRPGARRESLEVYVKRLERIEEIAAGKLGVDKVFAMQAGREIRVMVKPDDVDDIGAAVLARDVAKQIEEELTYPGQIRVTVVRESRVTEIAR; this is encoded by the coding sequence ATGAGCGCCCTCGACGTCGTCCTCCTCGTCGCCGTCCTGGCGCTCACCGTGGTGGTGCTGGGCGCGGTGGCCGTCGGCGTACGCACGGTGCGCCGTCTCGGTGCCGCGCCGCGACCGGAGGATCCGGCGTTCATCGCCGAGAAGGACCGTCAGGAACAGTCCCTGGCCGCCCTGCGGACCGCCGCCGACGAGGTCAACAGCACCATCGACGTGGCGAAGTCCGCCGCCGCGGCGGCCCGCACGGAGGCGGCGGCGGCGAAGGCCGAGGCGAAAGCGGCCCGGGCCGAGGCCCGTCGGGTCCTCGACGACGCGCGGGCGGAGGCCGACACGGTCCTGGAGCGCGCCCACAAGCAGGCCGAGGCGGATGCGGAACAGCTGCGCGCCGCCGCGCGACGCAGCGGTGAGCGGGAGGTCGCCGTGCTCGCCGCGACCACCCGTGAGCAGGCAGCGGAGGTGGAGCGGCGGGCGACCCGGATGGACGAGCGGGAACGCCTGCACACCGAGGAGGTGGAGCGGCTCGCCGAGCGGGAGCGGCAGCTCACCGCCGCCAGCGCCGCCCTCGCCGCCCGGGAGGCCGCCCTGACGCAGCGGGAGGCGGAGCTGGCCGAGGCGGAGACGCAGCGCCGCCGCGAGTTGCAGCGGGTGGCGGGGTTGACCGCCGACGCCGCCCGGGCCGAGCTGATCGAGGTGATCGAGACGCAGGCCAAGCGGGAGGCGGCGCTGCTGGTGCGGGACATCGAGTCCGACGCTCGGAGCACCGCCGAGCAGCGCGCCCGGCACATCGTGGTGGAGGCGATCCAGCGGGTGGCCAGCGAGCAGACCGCGGAGAGCGTGGTCAGCGTCCTGCACCTGCCGGGCGACGAGATGAAGGGGCGGATCATCGGCCGGGAGGGCCGCAACATCCGCGCCTTCGAGTCGGTGACCGGCGTCAACCTGATCATCGACGACACGCCCGAGGCGGTGCTGCTGTCGTGCTTCGACCCGGTTCGCCGGGAGGTGGGCCGGCTGACGCTGGAGAAGCTGGTGCTGGACGGGCGCATCCATCCGCACCGCATCGAGGAGGTGCACGACCTGGCCCGTCAGGAGGTGGAGCAGCTCTGCCTGCGGGCCGCCGAGGACGCGCTGGTGCAGGTGGGTATCACCGAGATCCATCCGGAGCTGGTGGCGCTGCTCGGCCGGCTGCGCTACCGCACCTCCTACGGGCAGAACGTGCTCAAGCACCTGGTGGAGACCGCGCACATCGCCGGTGTGATGGCCGCCGAGCTGCGCCTGGACGTGCCGCTGATCAAGCGGTGCGCGTTCCTGCACGACATCGGCAAGGCCCTCACCCACGAGGTGGAGGGCAGTCACGCCATCATCGGAGCCGACGTGGCCCGCAAGTACGGCGAGAGCGAGGACGTGGTGCACGCCATCGAGGCGCACCACAACGAGGTGGCTCCGCAGACCGTCGAGGCGGTGCTGACCCAGGCGTCCGACGCCTGTTCGGGCGGGCGGCCCGGGGCGCGGCGGGAGAGCCTGGAGGTGTACGTCAAGCGGCTGGAGCGGATCGAGGAGATCGCTGCCGGCAAGCTCGGGGTGGACAAGGTCTTCGCGATGCAGGCGGGCCGGGAGATCCGGGTGATGGTCAAGCCCGACGACGTCGACGACATCGGCGCGGCGGTGCTGGCCCGGGACGTGGCCAAGCAGATCGAGGAGGAGCTGACCTATCCGGGGCAGATCCGGGTGACGGTGGTGCGTGAGTCCCGGGTCACCGAGATCGCCCGCTGA
- a CDS encoding amino acid ABC transporter permease, producing the protein MSQQTSVLYDVPGPRQRRITLISSIVATVVLLAAAYFLIYRPLEDKGQFSMELWGPLIDPANENFALVWERIGVGFKNTLTAAALAIVSSLVVGTLLGVLRIQLKSLSRRRFTGLATPVAYLLRGLSTLLSAVTRFCVEIFRGLPVVITIFFVARGFPEFGVTFDTLWYLVIGLTIYNSVVIAEILRSGMEGLPGGQAEAAAAIGLSPAQTTRMILLPQAFRIMLPALISQLVVVLKDTSLGFIISYQETLNVGKQIIGVLDNPIQVYIVIALMFILVNYSLSKLAEYVQRRLSRGRRTADLPAQNPPPASLTSQAESNTP; encoded by the coding sequence ATGAGTCAGCAGACCAGCGTCCTCTACGACGTCCCCGGCCCCCGTCAGCGCCGGATCACCCTGATCAGCAGCATCGTCGCCACCGTCGTCCTGCTCGCCGCCGCGTACTTCCTGATCTACCGTCCCCTGGAGGACAAGGGTCAGTTCTCGATGGAGCTGTGGGGCCCGCTGATCGACCCCGCCAACGAGAACTTCGCGCTGGTCTGGGAACGGATCGGGGTCGGCTTCAAGAACACCCTGACCGCCGCAGCCCTGGCCATCGTCTCCTCACTGGTGGTCGGCACCCTGCTGGGGGTGCTGCGGATCCAGCTCAAGAGCCTGTCGCGACGTCGCTTCACCGGCCTCGCCACCCCGGTGGCCTACCTGCTGCGCGGGCTGAGCACGCTGCTGTCGGCCGTCACCCGGTTCTGCGTGGAGATCTTCCGGGGTCTGCCGGTGGTCATCACGATCTTCTTCGTCGCCCGCGGCTTTCCCGAGTTCGGCGTCACCTTCGACACCCTGTGGTACCTGGTCATCGGCCTGACCATCTACAACTCCGTGGTGATCGCCGAGATCCTGCGCTCCGGCATGGAGGGCCTGCCCGGCGGGCAGGCCGAGGCGGCGGCGGCGATTGGCCTCTCCCCCGCGCAGACCACCCGGATGATCCTGCTGCCGCAGGCGTTCCGGATCATGCTCCCGGCGCTGATCAGCCAGCTCGTGGTGGTGCTCAAGGACACCTCGCTCGGCTTCATCATCAGCTACCAGGAGACCCTGAACGTCGGCAAGCAGATCATCGGTGTGCTGGACAACCCGATCCAGGTCTACATCGTGATCGCGCTGATGTTCATCCTGGTCAACTACTCGCTGTCCAAGCTCGCCGAGTACGTCCAGCGCCGACTGTCACGCGGACGCAGGACCGCCGACCTGCCCGCACAGAACCCGCCCCCGGCCTCGCTGACATCGCAGGCGGAGAGCAACACTCCCTGA
- a CDS encoding amino acid ABC transporter permease: MNVLIDRFDVFASGFWLTLQICVLAAIGALLLGAVVAVLRISPVPPLRLVGTGYVNVFRNLPLTVVMFFAAFGLPSLGSNADFLRIPVLDSLFSRLGTDLPYFRFGLIALVLYTAAFVCEALRSGVNAVPAGQAEAARSLGLTFTQNLRYVVLPQSWKASVVPLGSVIIAMIKNSALVGFFGVVGDLAQTADQLTSAEGLAFLPVAIGISIGYLIMTVPLGALLDQIEKRQAVAR; encoded by the coding sequence GTGAACGTGCTCATCGACAGGTTCGACGTCTTCGCGAGTGGCTTCTGGCTCACCCTCCAGATCTGCGTGCTCGCCGCGATCGGCGCCCTCCTCCTGGGCGCTGTCGTGGCGGTCCTGCGGATCTCCCCGGTGCCCCCGTTGCGGCTGGTCGGCACCGGCTACGTCAACGTCTTCCGGAACCTACCGCTGACCGTGGTGATGTTCTTCGCCGCATTCGGCCTACCCTCACTCGGCTCCAACGCGGACTTCCTCCGCATCCCGGTGCTCGACTCGCTGTTCAGCCGACTCGGCACCGACCTGCCGTACTTCCGCTTCGGGCTGATCGCCCTGGTGCTCTACACCGCCGCATTCGTCTGCGAGGCGCTGCGCTCGGGCGTCAACGCCGTCCCCGCCGGTCAGGCCGAAGCGGCCCGGTCGCTCGGTCTGACCTTCACCCAGAACCTGCGGTACGTGGTGCTGCCGCAGTCCTGGAAGGCCTCCGTGGTGCCGCTCGGCTCGGTCATCATCGCGATGATCAAGAACTCGGCGCTGGTCGGCTTCTTCGGCGTGGTGGGTGACCTCGCGCAGACCGCCGACCAGCTCACCTCGGCCGAGGGCCTCGCCTTCCTCCCGGTCGCCATCGGCATCTCGATCGGATACCTGATCATGACTGTGCCGCTCGGTGCCCTGCTCGACCAGATCGAGAAGCGACAGGCGGTGGCCCGATGA
- a CDS encoding glutamate ABC transporter substrate-binding protein, producing the protein MRITRVAALAAAATLAFGLTACGGDEAEEGTGADSKSFAAGSTMERLNKAQAIKVGTKFDQPGFGQKGLSEDPEGFDVEIAKIIVKELDIPEDKIEWIETPSKVREDVIVNGTVDLVAATYTINDARKERIAFAGPYYEAGQNIMVKKGDTSITGPDSFKDGTKKVCSVTGSTPAEEIKKYVKDVASQLVLFDTYDKCRDALKGGQVDAVTTDNVILLGYIAKDEASFQLAGDNFTKEPYGIGVKKEDTEFRDFINDTLEKAYADGSWKQAWDDTAGKFGAELGDAPTINRY; encoded by the coding sequence ATGCGTATCACGCGCGTAGCGGCGCTCGCCGCGGCCGCCACCCTGGCGTTCGGGCTGACCGCCTGCGGTGGCGACGAGGCCGAGGAGGGCACCGGCGCCGACAGCAAGTCGTTTGCCGCCGGCAGCACCATGGAGCGGCTCAACAAGGCCCAGGCCATCAAGGTCGGCACCAAGTTCGACCAGCCCGGCTTCGGCCAGAAGGGCCTCTCGGAGGACCCGGAGGGCTTCGACGTCGAGATCGCCAAGATCATTGTCAAGGAACTCGACATCCCCGAGGACAAGATCGAGTGGATCGAGACCCCCTCGAAGGTCCGCGAGGACGTGATCGTCAACGGCACCGTCGACCTCGTCGCCGCGACCTACACGATCAACGACGCGCGCAAGGAGCGCATCGCGTTCGCCGGGCCGTACTACGAGGCCGGCCAGAACATCATGGTGAAGAAGGGCGACACCAGCATCACGGGCCCGGACTCCTTCAAGGACGGAACCAAGAAGGTCTGCTCGGTCACCGGCTCGACCCCGGCCGAGGAGATCAAGAAGTACGTCAAGGACGTCGCCAGCCAGCTGGTGCTCTTCGACACCTACGACAAGTGCCGTGACGCCCTCAAGGGCGGCCAGGTCGACGCCGTCACCACCGACAACGTCATCCTGCTCGGCTACATCGCCAAGGACGAGGCCTCGTTCCAGCTCGCCGGCGACAACTTCACCAAGGAGCCGTACGGCATCGGGGTGAAGAAGGAGGACACCGAGTTCCGGGACTTCATCAACGACACCCTGGAGAAGGCGTACGCCGACGGCAGTTGGAAGCAGGCCTGGGACGACACCGCCGGCAAGTTCGGTGCCGAGCTGGGCGACGCGCCGACCATCAACCGCTACTGA
- a CDS encoding amino acid ABC transporter ATP-binding protein has protein sequence MDDVTTGEPLIVLDSVNKWFGPLHVLDDVSLSVDRGEVVVVIGPSGSGKSTLCRAINRLEPINSGTITFDGRPLPAEGRALAKLRSEVGMVFQSFNLFAHKTILENVTLGPIKVRGEKPAAARERGLALLDRVGIANQSDKFPAQLSGGQQQRAAIARALAMQPKAMLFDEPTSALDPEMVGEVLDVMTSLASEGMTMVVVTHEMGFARHAANRVIFMADGQLVEDAPPAEFFANPRSERAKDFLSKILTH, from the coding sequence GTGGACGACGTGACGACGGGCGAACCGCTCATCGTGCTTGACTCGGTCAACAAGTGGTTCGGGCCGCTGCACGTGCTGGACGACGTCTCGCTGTCGGTCGACCGTGGCGAGGTCGTCGTGGTCATCGGCCCGTCCGGCTCCGGCAAGTCGACCCTGTGCCGCGCGATCAACCGGCTGGAGCCGATCAACTCCGGCACCATCACGTTCGACGGTCGACCGCTGCCCGCCGAGGGCAGGGCCCTGGCGAAGCTGCGCAGCGAGGTCGGCATGGTGTTCCAGTCGTTCAACCTCTTCGCGCACAAGACCATTCTGGAGAACGTGACGCTGGGCCCGATCAAGGTGCGCGGCGAGAAGCCGGCGGCGGCCCGGGAACGCGGCCTGGCCCTGCTCGACCGGGTCGGCATCGCCAACCAGTCCGACAAGTTCCCGGCCCAGCTCTCCGGCGGCCAGCAGCAGCGGGCCGCGATCGCCCGCGCCCTGGCCATGCAGCCCAAGGCGATGCTGTTCGACGAGCCGACCAGCGCGCTCGACCCGGAGATGGTCGGCGAGGTGCTGGACGTGATGACGTCGCTGGCCAGCGAGGGCATGACCATGGTCGTGGTCACCCACGAGATGGGCTTCGCCCGGCACGCGGCCAACCGGGTCATCTTCATGGCCGACGGGCAGCTCGTCGAGGACGCGCCGCCGGCCGAGTTCTTCGCCAACCCGCGCAGCGAACGGGCCAAGGACTTCCTCTCCAAGATCCTCACGCACTGA
- the selD gene encoding selenide, water dikinase SelD, with the protein MTAPVRLTTYARGGGCACKIPPGELEAMVAGLGPAAGAADLLVGLDHGDDAAVVRWDAATGVVATADFFTPVVDDAYDWGRIAAANALSDVYAMGGDPLIALNLLCWPRGVLPVELAREVLRGGRDVAREAGCHLAGGHSVDDDGPKYGLAVTGVVRPAELITLDAGRAGLPLSLTKPLGVGVLNARHKATGEVFAEAVAAMTTLNRDAARAAVAAGVRCGTDVTGFGLLGHASKLARASGLTVAIDVTRVPYLAGAREAVRDGHVSGGTRRNLEWVAPWTDVGGVGEEELLLLADAQTSGGLLVAGELPGAPVVGELLPAGGHRVVLR; encoded by the coding sequence ATGACCGCGCCGGTACGGCTGACCACGTACGCCCGGGGCGGCGGCTGCGCCTGCAAGATCCCGCCCGGGGAACTGGAGGCCATGGTCGCGGGCCTCGGTCCGGCCGCCGGGGCCGCCGACCTGCTGGTCGGGCTGGACCACGGCGACGACGCCGCGGTGGTCCGCTGGGACGCCGCCACCGGCGTGGTGGCCACCGCCGACTTCTTCACCCCCGTCGTCGACGACGCGTACGACTGGGGCCGGATCGCCGCCGCGAACGCCCTGTCCGACGTGTACGCGATGGGCGGCGACCCGCTGATCGCGCTGAACCTGCTCTGCTGGCCTCGCGGCGTGCTGCCGGTGGAGTTGGCCCGGGAGGTGCTGCGCGGCGGTCGGGACGTGGCACGGGAGGCCGGCTGTCACCTGGCCGGCGGGCACAGCGTCGACGACGACGGCCCGAAGTACGGCCTGGCGGTCACCGGGGTGGTCCGGCCGGCGGAGCTGATCACGCTGGACGCGGGCAGGGCGGGGCTGCCGTTGTCGCTGACCAAGCCCCTCGGTGTCGGGGTGCTCAATGCCCGGCACAAGGCGACCGGGGAGGTCTTCGCCGAGGCGGTGGCCGCGATGACCACCCTGAACCGGGATGCGGCCCGGGCGGCGGTGGCGGCCGGTGTGCGCTGCGGCACCGACGTGACCGGTTTCGGCCTGTTGGGGCACGCGTCGAAGCTGGCTCGGGCGAGCGGGTTGACGGTCGCGATCGACGTGACCCGGGTGCCGTACCTGGCCGGCGCGCGGGAGGCGGTGCGGGACGGCCACGTCAGCGGCGGAACCCGGCGCAACCTGGAGTGGGTTGCCCCGTGGACCGATGTCGGCGGAGTCGGCGAGGAGGAGTTGCTGCTGCTGGCCGACGCACAGACCTCGGGCGGGCTGCTGGTCGCCGGTGAGCTGCCCGGGGCCCCGGTGGTGGGGGAACTGCTGCCGGCGGGCGGGCATCGCGTCGTGCTGCGCTGA